The Geoalkalibacter subterraneus genome contains the following window.
CGCAGGGCGGAGTGGCACTAGATCTAAGTATCGGCGGAATGTATCTTCAATCCAACACCCTGTATGCCGCTGCGACACGTCTTCTGATCGAATTTCGCCTCCCCTCCTGCCATGAACCGATTCGCTGCCGGGCACGGGTTGCGTGGTGCAACCGTGCGGAGAATGCCCCTAAACCCTCCTTTCCCCCAGGGATGGGATTGCAGTTCATTGATCTGCCCCCCATTCACCGCGAAGCGATCATGGCTCATTTAAACGAAATCGAATCCGCCACTTATCACTGACTCCGCCGCTGTT
Protein-coding sequences here:
- a CDS encoding PilZ domain-containing protein is translated as MILCSTPNRQSRLETNAPVRFGRNEQLTQGGVALDLSIGGMYLQSNTLYAAATRLLIEFRLPSCHEPIRCRARVAWCNRAENAPKPSFPPGMGLQFIDLPPIHREAIMAHLNEIESATYH